The following proteins come from a genomic window of Pararhodobacter sp.:
- a CDS encoding AtpZ/AtpI family protein has protein sequence MTRQDDKSADSIGQRAQRIKDARDNPGPSPLRGVGAFGVIGWSIAVPSVGGVFLGLWLDRIAPQNFSWTIALLLGGVVLGAMIAWRWIDRERGRK, from the coding sequence ATGACACGGCAAGACGACAAATCCGCCGACTCCATCGGCCAACGCGCACAGCGCATCAAGGACGCCCGCGACAACCCCGGCCCCAGCCCGCTGCGCGGTGTCGGTGCGTTCGGCGTGATCGGCTGGTCGATTGCCGTGCCCAGCGTTGGCGGCGTGTTTCTGGGCCTGTGGCTGGACCGCATCGCGCCGCAGAATTTCTCATGGACCATCGCCTTGCTGCTGGGCGGCGTGGTGCTGGGCGCGATGATCGCCTGGCGCTGGATCGACCGCGAAAGGGGCCGCAAATGA
- a CDS encoding ATPase translates to MNTDMHICLRLPSRILFDGPATRLRGEAVDGGFGILPNHIDFVTALVPSVLLIAQADGAERIFGIDEGLLVKKGAQVEITVRRGVESDSLDGLHDTVGSQFASLDDEERVARAALSRLEADMVRRFASLREVNP, encoded by the coding sequence ATGAACACAGACATGCACATCTGCCTGCGTCTGCCGTCCCGGATCCTGTTCGACGGCCCCGCCACCCGTCTGCGCGGCGAGGCGGTGGATGGCGGCTTTGGCATCCTGCCCAATCATATCGACTTCGTCACGGCTCTGGTCCCCTCGGTCCTGTTGATCGCGCAAGCCGACGGGGCGGAACGCATTTTCGGCATCGACGAGGGGCTGTTGGTCAAGAAAGGCGCACAGGTCGAAATCACCGTACGGCGCGGCGTCGAAAGTGACAGCCTCGATGGGTTGCACGACACGGTCGGTAGCCAGTTCGCCAGTCTCGACGACGAAGAACGTGTGGCCCGCGCCGCCCTGTCCCGGCTCGAGGCCGACATGGTACGCCGCTTTGCCAGCCTGCGCGAGGTCAACCCATGA
- the atpD gene encoding F0F1 ATP synthase subunit beta has protein sequence MTEATQQDGTVVAIRGGVVDVAFKDHVPRIHTQLEVGGVVLEVASLVGDGVVRCIALGSVRGLGLGAAVTDSGGGIMVPVGDAVLGRMLNVFGEPLDGLPPPKAALRRAIHQPPPKLSDRVLRAEVLETGIKAIDLLSPIERGGKTGLFGGAGVGKTVLLSELIHNTVEHYHGVSLFCGIGERSREAEELWREMGDAGVRDKMVMVFGQMNEAPGVRFLVGKSALTMAEYFRDDRGQDVLLLIDNIFRFVQAGSEVSGLLGRMPSRVGYQPTLATELATLEERIASTRKGSITSIQAVYVPADDFTDPAAAHIFSHLSASVVLSRKRASEGLYPAVDPLASTSVMLTPSVVGQRHYDIARGVRRTLAEYEGLRDIIAMLGIEELSAHDRAVVARARRLERFLTQPFFTVGAAAGTVGRSVPIADTLDGCETILSQTTFEHPESAYYMIGALNELEKAAA, from the coding sequence ATGACCGAAGCCACCCAACAAGACGGCACCGTGGTCGCCATTCGTGGCGGTGTCGTGGATGTGGCGTTCAAGGACCATGTGCCGCGCATTCACACGCAGCTTGAGGTCGGCGGCGTTGTGCTGGAGGTTGCATCGCTGGTCGGTGACGGCGTGGTGCGCTGCATTGCGCTTGGCTCGGTGCGCGGCCTCGGTCTGGGGGCTGCCGTGACCGATAGCGGCGGCGGAATCATGGTGCCAGTGGGCGACGCGGTGCTGGGCCGGATGCTGAACGTCTTTGGCGAACCGCTTGACGGATTACCGCCGCCAAAAGCCGCTTTGCGCCGGGCGATCCATCAGCCTCCGCCGAAACTGTCTGACCGCGTGCTGCGCGCCGAGGTGCTGGAAACCGGGATCAAGGCGATCGACCTGTTATCGCCCATCGAGCGCGGTGGCAAAACCGGCCTGTTCGGCGGCGCAGGCGTTGGCAAGACCGTGCTGCTCAGTGAACTCATCCACAACACCGTTGAACACTACCACGGCGTCAGCCTGTTTTGCGGCATCGGCGAACGCTCACGCGAGGCCGAGGAGCTGTGGCGCGAGATGGGCGACGCGGGTGTGCGCGACAAGATGGTGATGGTGTTTGGCCAGATGAACGAAGCCCCCGGCGTGCGGTTTCTGGTTGGTAAATCCGCGCTGACGATGGCCGAATATTTCCGCGACGACCGGGGGCAGGATGTTCTGCTGTTGATCGACAATATCTTCCGCTTCGTGCAGGCGGGGTCCGAGGTCTCGGGCCTGCTGGGTCGGATGCCGTCGCGGGTGGGCTACCAGCCGACGCTGGCCACCGAACTGGCGACGCTGGAAGAACGCATTGCCTCGACGCGCAAAGGCTCAATCACGTCGATACAGGCGGTCTATGTCCCCGCCGACGATTTCACCGACCCGGCGGCCGCGCATATCTTCTCGCACCTCTCGGCCTCGGTGGTCTTGTCGCGCAAACGCGCCAGCGAGGGGCTCTATCCGGCGGTCGATCCACTGGCCTCGACCTCGGTGATGCTGACGCCATCGGTCGTGGGCCAGCGTCACTATGACATCGCCCGCGGCGTGCGCCGCACGCTGGCGGAATACGAAGGGCTGCGCGACATCATCGCTATGCTGGGCATCGAGGAACTCTCGGCCCATGACCGCGCCGTGGTCGCCCGCGCCCGCCGCCTCGAACGCTTCCTGACGCAACCGTTTTTCACCGTCGGCGCGGCGGCGGGCACCGTCGGGCGTTCGGTGCCGATTGCCGATACGCTGGACGGTTGCGAGACGATCCTGTCGCAAACCACCTTCGAGCACCCGGAAAGCGCCTATTACATGATCGGCGCTCTGAACGAGTTGGAAAAGGCGGCGGCATGA
- a CDS encoding coiled coil domain-containing protein, giving the protein MDRKDAYQDKLQAQLDVWKAEIAKLRAKADLAQADARLKYMEEIDGLRAYQKKAEARLKELQDAQGEAWKDVKSGVEAAWDEMSDAMKSAWKRLS; this is encoded by the coding sequence ATGGATCGCAAAGACGCCTATCAGGACAAGTTGCAGGCCCAGCTCGATGTCTGGAAAGCCGAAATTGCCAAGCTTCGGGCAAAGGCCGACTTGGCGCAGGCCGATGCAAGGCTGAAATATATGGAAGAAATCGACGGGCTTCGTGCGTATCAGAAAAAAGCCGAGGCGCGGCTGAAAGAGCTGCAAGACGCGCAGGGCGAGGCCTGGAAAGACGTGAAATCCGGTGTCGAGGCGGCGTGGGACGAGATGAGCGATGCCATGAAAAGCGCCTGGAAGCGACTTTCCTGA
- a CDS encoding PHA/PHB synthase family protein, with the protein MSRSKNKHSAKSSTVVPIQPQLATNPATVAPDVAAPVKAPARDPVPPELGLRCAEITPDTHRSESLDHVFKANLARLTLGLTPFGISSTFFNWGVHLAGSPGKRTQLLEKAARKALRLAATTGQQMQNKQVDPCILPLPHDKRFAAPEWQKWPFNLAYQSFLLNQQWWYNATNDIDGMSRRDEQAVSFAVRQMLDMMSPSNGLWTNPEVLAKTTQEGGANLVRGAQNLFEDWERTISGRPPAGTENYLPGRDVAVTPGKVVFRSHLMELIQYAPQTETVTAEPILIVPAWIMKYYILDLSPHNSLVNFLVEQGFTVFMVSWRNPTAEDRDIGMDDYINAVSEALDAVGGIVPDTKVHGVGYCLGGTLMSAKAAQMARDGDDRLKSLTLLATQVDFEDPGELQLFTSESQVSFLEHMMKDQGYLDTKQMAGAFQMLRSNDLVWSRLVREYLMGERQDMFDLMAWNADPTRMPYRMHSEYLRQLYLDNQMSKGQFKVNGKPIAITDISVPVFCVSTTGDHVAPWQSVYKLHILSDTDVTFVLTSGGHNAGIVSEPGRARRSYQIKTTPDAHNYVPPEDWRAQTPVTDGSWWLAFAPWLRAQSTGTQAPPHMGGAKTRAVPMEDAPGSYVFQR; encoded by the coding sequence ATGTCACGGTCGAAAAACAAGCACAGCGCCAAATCCAGCACGGTTGTGCCGATCCAGCCCCAACTTGCCACGAATCCCGCGACCGTTGCGCCGGATGTGGCAGCACCCGTCAAAGCCCCGGCACGAGACCCGGTCCCGCCCGAGTTGGGCCTACGCTGCGCCGAGATCACGCCGGACACGCATCGCTCCGAAAGCCTGGATCATGTGTTCAAGGCCAATCTGGCCCGCCTGACCTTGGGCCTGACGCCCTTCGGGATATCCTCGACGTTTTTCAACTGGGGGGTCCATCTGGCGGGCTCACCCGGAAAGCGGACACAACTGCTTGAAAAGGCAGCGCGCAAGGCGTTGCGCCTCGCCGCCACCACGGGCCAGCAGATGCAGAACAAGCAGGTTGATCCCTGCATCCTGCCCCTGCCCCATGACAAGCGCTTTGCCGCGCCCGAATGGCAGAAATGGCCGTTCAATCTGGCTTATCAGAGTTTCCTGTTGAATCAGCAATGGTGGTACAATGCCACCAACGATATCGACGGCATGTCGCGCCGCGATGAACAGGCGGTGTCCTTTGCCGTGCGGCAGATGCTCGACATGATGTCGCCGTCGAACGGGTTGTGGACCAACCCCGAAGTCCTGGCCAAGACCACGCAAGAAGGCGGTGCCAACCTTGTGCGCGGGGCGCAGAACCTGTTCGAGGACTGGGAGCGCACGATCTCAGGACGGCCCCCTGCCGGAACCGAAAACTATCTGCCGGGCCGCGATGTGGCGGTGACGCCGGGCAAGGTGGTTTTCCGGTCGCACCTGATGGAACTGATCCAGTATGCGCCGCAAACCGAAACCGTCACCGCCGAGCCGATACTGATCGTGCCGGCGTGGATCATGAAATACTACATCCTTGATCTGTCGCCACATAACTCGCTGGTGAATTTCCTGGTCGAACAGGGTTTTACCGTGTTCATGGTCTCGTGGCGCAACCCCACTGCCGAGGATCGCGACATCGGCATGGATGACTATATCAACGCCGTCAGCGAGGCGTTGGACGCGGTTGGCGGGATTGTGCCGGATACCAAAGTGCATGGCGTCGGCTATTGTCTGGGTGGCACGCTGATGTCGGCCAAGGCGGCTCAAATGGCGCGCGACGGCGATGATCGGCTGAAGTCCTTGACGCTGCTGGCCACGCAGGTCGATTTCGAGGACCCCGGCGAATTGCAACTGTTCACCAGTGAAAGCCAAGTGTCGTTCCTTGAGCACATGATGAAGGATCAGGGCTATCTGGACACCAAACAGATGGCGGGCGCATTCCAGATGCTGCGGTCGAACGATCTGGTCTGGTCGCGTCTGGTGCGCGAGTATCTGATGGGCGAACGGCAGGACATGTTCGATCTGATGGCCTGGAACGCCGATCCGACGCGGATGCCCTATCGGATGCACAGCGAATACCTGCGCCAGTTGTATCTGGACAACCAGATGTCCAAGGGGCAGTTCAAGGTCAACGGCAAGCCGATCGCGATCACCGATATTTCGGTGCCGGTGTTCTGTGTCTCGACCACGGGCGACCATGTGGCGCCGTGGCAGTCGGTCTATAAACTGCACATCCTGTCCGACACCGACGTCACCTTTGTCCTGACCTCGGGCGGGCATAATGCCGGGATCGTCAGCGAACCGGGGCGGGCACGGCGCAGCTACCAGATCAAGACAACGCCGGACGCGCATAACTACGTCCCGCCAGAGGATTGGCGCGCGCAAACGCCGGTGACGGATGGCTCATGGTGGTTGGCGTTCGCGCCCTGGCTGCGCGCGCAATCCACCGGAACCCAGGCACCGCCGCACATGGGTGGCGCCAAGACTCGCGCCGTGCCAATGGAGGATGCCCCCGGCAGCTATGTGTTCCAGCGCTGA
- a CDS encoding DUF2892 domain-containing protein: protein MSINMGTVDRGIRAVVGLLLIVLPFVTSWALFSTTWVVYASVVIGLVMLGTAAVGNCPMYRIFGIKTCKL from the coding sequence ATGAGCATCAATATGGGAACTGTGGATCGCGGCATCCGCGCCGTGGTCGGGCTGCTGTTGATCGTGTTGCCCTTTGTGACCAGTTGGGCGCTGTTTTCAACGACATGGGTTGTCTATGCCAGCGTCGTGATCGGGCTGGTGATGCTGGGCACGGCGGCCGTCGGCAACTGCCCGATGTATCGGATTTTTGGCATCAAGACCTGCAAGCTGTGA
- a CDS encoding chaperone modulator CbpM: MLDERDVVAMVRRVQLKELRLWVREGWIKPAISDNGPAFDDLDVARIRLVCDLRKDMSLPTDAVPVVLSLLDQIHGLRRELRGLAQAVDTQPSEIRKAIAAAYRAGASGQD, from the coding sequence ATGCTGGATGAACGCGATGTTGTGGCGATGGTGCGCCGTGTGCAACTGAAGGAACTCAGGCTTTGGGTGCGCGAAGGCTGGATCAAACCGGCGATCAGCGACAACGGCCCGGCTTTTGATGACCTTGATGTGGCCCGGATCCGGCTGGTCTGCGATCTGCGCAAGGATATGTCCTTGCCGACCGACGCGGTGCCGGTGGTGTTGTCGCTGCTGGATCAGATCCACGGGTTGCGCCGCGAATTGCGCGGCTTGGCGCAGGCCGTGGACACGCAACCCAGCGAGATCCGCAAGGCAATTGCCGCCGCCTATCGTGCCGGGGCGTCAGGACAAGACTGA
- a CDS encoding DnaJ C-terminal domain-containing protein: MTDDPYKTLGVARDASQAEIKKAYRKLAKALHPDLHPGDADKAARFQAISAANDILGDADKRKRFDAGEIDASGQERPQRQYYRDHANADPRGRYDSGAGYGDFEDLSGVFSDLFGRRAQARGGRAQGFAARGADVRYNLAVDFLDAVQGAKRAVPLPDGTAIDLTIPAGVRDGQTLRLKGKGQPGLGGGRAGDAYVELSVGTHPVFTRDGNDIEVEVPIRFDEAILGAKIEVPTLSGKVSMGIPKGATTGQRLRLKGKGVAPAKGAAGDQYVRLKVVTPAKPDAEMEAIAQRWRAHVTDDPRAKLWRDV; the protein is encoded by the coding sequence ATGACTGATGACCCGTACAAGACTCTGGGAGTGGCCAGGGATGCGTCGCAGGCCGAAATCAAGAAGGCTTATCGCAAGCTGGCCAAAGCCTTGCATCCAGACTTGCATCCGGGTGACGCCGACAAGGCCGCCCGGTTTCAGGCGATCTCGGCCGCCAATGATATTCTGGGCGACGCCGACAAGCGCAAACGCTTTGACGCGGGCGAGATTGACGCCAGCGGACAGGAACGCCCGCAGCGGCAATATTACCGCGATCACGCCAACGCCGACCCGCGCGGACGCTACGATTCCGGCGCGGGGTATGGCGATTTCGAGGATCTGTCCGGCGTGTTCTCGGATCTGTTCGGGCGCCGCGCACAGGCGCGTGGTGGTCGCGCGCAGGGCTTCGCGGCGCGCGGCGCGGATGTGCGCTATAATCTGGCGGTGGATTTCCTGGATGCCGTACAAGGCGCGAAACGGGCGGTTCCCTTGCCCGATGGGACTGCGATTGACCTGACGATCCCGGCGGGGGTGCGCGACGGCCAGACGCTGCGGCTCAAGGGCAAGGGCCAGCCGGGGCTCGGCGGCGGTCGGGCGGGGGATGCCTATGTCGAACTGAGTGTCGGCACGCATCCGGTCTTTACCCGCGACGGCAACGACATCGAGGTCGAGGTGCCGATCCGCTTTGACGAGGCCATCCTGGGGGCCAAGATCGAGGTGCCGACCCTGTCGGGCAAGGTCTCGATGGGCATTCCCAAGGGCGCGACGACCGGCCAGCGGTTGCGGCTCAAGGGCAAGGGCGTTGCGCCGGCCAAAGGCGCTGCGGGCGATCAGTATGTGCGCCTGAAAGTCGTCACCCCGGCCAAACCCGATGCCGAGATGGAGGCCATTGCCCAGCGCTGGCGCGCCCATGTGACCGACGACCCCCGTGCCAAACTCTGGAGGGATGTGTGA
- the ftsH gene encoding ATP-dependent zinc metalloprotease FtsH, with protein sequence MNGKTQINIWYILIAVMGVVFIRDLWVQSQTIEAIPYSQFETYLDQGVIENVVIGSNTISGTFASPQAGKTGFVTTPVTPELADRLQGTGVTYSGAVENTWFTTLLSWVLPALFFVGIWMFALRRMGGGGGVGGMMAIGKSKAKVYVESDTKVTFADVAGVDEAKAELQEVIDFLKNPKEYGVLGARMPKGILLVGPPGTGKTLLARAVAGEAGVPFYSISGSEFVEMFVGVGAARVRDLFEQARKAAPAIIFIDELDALGRARGAGTIQGGNDEREQTLNQLLSELDGFDPSVGVVLLSATNRPEILDPALLRAGRFDRQVLVDRPDRAGRVQILQVHMKKIKLAPEMALDDIAALTTGFSGADLANLVNEAALLATRRRANHVTREDFTHAIERIVAGLEKRNRLINPREREIVAYHEMGHALVSLALPGMDAVHKVSIIPRGIGALGYTIQRPTEDRFLMTESELRDKIAVLMGGRAAEQLVFGHLSTGASDDLARATDIARSMVARYGMDAELGNVSYERDRNSFLGDGSAPAYFERSYSEATAKALDAAVREILRDVSAQALEILTRNRDILENAAGRLLEVETLDEEALRDLAQGLRVETPRNQEVERDD encoded by the coding sequence ATGAACGGCAAGACGCAAATCAATATCTGGTACATTCTGATCGCCGTCATGGGGGTTGTTTTCATTCGGGATCTCTGGGTCCAGAGCCAGACGATCGAGGCGATTCCCTATAGTCAGTTTGAAACATACCTCGACCAAGGGGTGATCGAGAATGTCGTGATCGGCAGCAATACGATCAGCGGAACTTTCGCCTCGCCGCAAGCGGGCAAGACCGGGTTCGTGACAACCCCGGTGACGCCCGAGCTTGCCGACCGGCTACAGGGCACCGGCGTAACCTATTCGGGAGCGGTCGAAAACACTTGGTTCACCACGCTTCTGTCCTGGGTACTTCCGGCGCTGTTCTTCGTCGGCATCTGGATGTTCGCGCTGCGGCGGATGGGCGGCGGCGGCGGTGTCGGCGGCATGATGGCAATCGGCAAAAGCAAGGCCAAGGTCTATGTTGAAAGCGACACGAAGGTTACCTTCGCGGACGTCGCGGGCGTCGACGAGGCCAAGGCCGAATTGCAGGAGGTGATCGACTTCCTCAAAAACCCCAAGGAATACGGCGTTCTTGGCGCGCGGATGCCGAAGGGCATCCTGCTGGTCGGTCCGCCGGGCACCGGCAAGACGTTGCTGGCGCGCGCGGTGGCCGGCGAGGCGGGGGTGCCGTTCTACTCCATTTCGGGCTCGGAATTTGTCGAGATGTTCGTCGGCGTGGGCGCCGCCCGCGTGCGCGACCTTTTTGAACAAGCCCGCAAGGCCGCCCCGGCCATCATCTTTATCGACGAACTCGACGCGCTTGGCCGCGCACGGGGTGCCGGGACCATTCAGGGCGGCAATGACGAGCGCGAGCAAACCTTGAACCAGCTCCTGTCCGAGTTGGACGGGTTCGACCCCAGTGTCGGCGTGGTGCTTTTGTCAGCGACCAACCGCCCAGAGATCCTGGATCCGGCATTGCTGCGCGCGGGTCGGTTTGACCGGCAGGTTCTGGTGGATCGCCCGGACCGCGCCGGGCGGGTGCAGATCCTGCAAGTACACATGAAAAAGATCAAACTGGCCCCGGAAATGGCGCTGGACGACATTGCCGCCCTGACCACTGGGTTTTCCGGTGCCGATCTGGCCAATCTGGTGAACGAGGCCGCCTTGCTGGCCACCAGACGGCGCGCAAACCATGTGACCAGAGAGGATTTCACCCATGCAATCGAGCGTATCGTGGCGGGCCTTGAAAAGCGCAATCGTCTGATCAACCCGCGTGAGCGCGAGATTGTCGCCTATCACGAAATGGGTCATGCGCTGGTCTCGTTAGCGCTGCCGGGCATGGATGCGGTGCACAAGGTGTCGATCATTCCGCGCGGCATTGGCGCTTTGGGCTATACGATCCAACGCCCGACCGAGGACCGGTTCCTGATGACCGAATCCGAGTTGCGCGACAAGATCGCGGTGCTGATGGGCGGGCGCGCGGCGGAACAGCTGGTGTTCGGGCATCTGTCCACCGGTGCCTCGGATGATCTGGCCCGCGCCACCGATATCGCCCGCTCGATGGTGGCGCGCTACGGGATGGATGCCGAACTGGGCAATGTCAGCTACGAGCGCGACAGAAACAGCTTTCTGGGCGACGGCAGCGCACCGGCCTATTTTGAACGCAGTTACAGCGAGGCAACCGCCAAGGCGCTGGATGCCGCGGTACGCGAGATTCTGCGCGACGTATCCGCACAGGCTCTGGAAATTCTGACCCGCAATCGCGATATCTTGGAAAACGCCGCCGGCCGCTTGCTGGAGGTCGAAACGCTGGACGAAGAGGCGCTGCGCGACTTGGCTCAGGGGTTGCGTGTTGAAACGCCGCGCAACCAAGAGGTCGAACGTGATGACTGA
- a CDS encoding SDR family NAD(P)-dependent oxidoreductase: MTDLKGQIAIVTGASGGLGARFAEVLGRHGATVALAARRHDRLEALATTLTQEDIRCASFSFDAEDPAAAERLIDDVTQRLGQPTLLINNAGISLPGRAHESSLDDYERTMAVNLRAPWRLSQLCASRWIAAKSGGAIVNVASMLAERVGPGVSLYCMSKAALAHMTACHAVEWARHGIRVNAICPGYVRTEINDEFWDTNRGRAELNRLPRRRVGAPQDLDSALLFLCDPASGFVNGASITVDDAQSWVL, translated from the coding sequence ATGACCGACCTCAAGGGACAAATCGCAATCGTGACCGGTGCGTCGGGTGGCCTGGGCGCGCGGTTTGCGGAGGTTTTGGGTCGCCATGGCGCAACTGTCGCCCTGGCCGCGCGACGGCACGACCGGTTGGAGGCCCTCGCCACGACACTGACGCAAGAGGACATCCGCTGTGCCTCGTTTTCCTTTGATGCCGAGGATCCCGCGGCCGCCGAGCGTTTGATCGACGACGTGACCCAGCGGTTGGGCCAGCCAACCCTCTTGATCAACAACGCCGGTATCAGCCTGCCCGGGCGCGCCCATGAGAGTTCGTTGGACGACTATGAACGGACAATGGCGGTGAACCTGCGCGCGCCGTGGCGATTGTCGCAACTGTGCGCCTCGCGCTGGATTGCGGCCAAAAGTGGCGGTGCGATTGTCAATGTGGCGTCCATGCTGGCAGAGCGGGTTGGTCCCGGCGTTTCGCTGTATTGCATGTCCAAGGCGGCTCTGGCGCATATGACCGCTTGTCATGCCGTCGAATGGGCGCGTCACGGGATAAGGGTGAATGCGATTTGTCCTGGCTACGTTCGCACCGAAATCAATGATGAGTTTTGGGACACCAATCGCGGCCGCGCCGAGTTGAACCGATTGCCGCGCCGCAGGGTTGGCGCCCCGCAGGATCTGGATTCTGCCCTGTTGTTCCTGTGCGATCCGGCCAGCGGCTTTGTGAATGGTGCATCCATCACGGTGGACGATGCGCAAAGCTGGGTGCTATGA
- a CDS encoding phosphotransferase family protein, producing the protein MTASDLPPVDPTLLRDPAAAVPFDHAALSTFLASKGHRLRAGPVRQFAGGYGNLNYLIKVDETWAVLRRPPLGEIPKGANDMAREYRSLSVLAPVWPLAPRPLAFCEDVSVLGAPFLISEFREGLPLHGTQPLGTAMTAAQARDLSLLQIEILTQLHGFDIAAIGAQGLGRAEGFAARTLRGWSARLHGSGSVPPPEALSLFKRLTEAPPADQRVSVIHNDFKLDNVVVDPVTLVPTAVLDWDMSTLGAPMFDLSTMLTYWCEPADPAGLRATNLTHSDAQGALTRRELAEAYVRASGFDSAQDEADLRVFLALAFAKLGVVYLQLYDRFLTEPEGYARNRKFGAAAPGAFALGNDVLDGNVI; encoded by the coding sequence ATGACCGCATCGGACCTGCCTCCTGTCGATCCAACGCTGCTGCGCGATCCTGCGGCGGCGGTTCCTTTTGATCACGCGGCCTTGTCGACATTCCTGGCGTCCAAGGGGCATCGGCTGCGCGCGGGGCCGGTTCGGCAGTTCGCGGGCGGCTATGGCAACCTCAATTATCTGATCAAAGTGGATGAAACCTGGGCGGTCTTGCGGCGGCCACCGCTGGGCGAAATTCCCAAGGGTGCCAATGACATGGCGCGCGAGTATCGCTCGCTTTCCGTGCTGGCGCCGGTCTGGCCGCTTGCGCCGCGGCCGCTGGCGTTTTGCGAAGATGTCAGCGTGCTGGGCGCGCCCTTTCTTATTTCGGAGTTTCGCGAAGGATTGCCCCTGCACGGAACCCAGCCACTGGGCACAGCGATGACCGCGGCACAGGCCCGCGATCTGTCCCTGTTGCAAATCGAGATCCTGACCCAGTTGCATGGCTTCGATATTGCCGCGATTGGCGCGCAGGGCCTGGGCCGGGCCGAAGGCTTTGCCGCGCGGACCTTGCGGGGATGGAGCGCGCGGTTGCATGGCAGCGGGTCCGTGCCGCCGCCCGAGGCCTTGTCGTTGTTCAAACGACTGACCGAGGCCCCTCCCGCCGATCAGCGCGTCAGCGTCATTCACAACGATTTCAAGCTGGATAACGTGGTGGTCGATCCTGTCACGCTGGTGCCGACGGCGGTGCTGGATTGGGACATGTCGACGCTGGGTGCGCCGATGTTCGATCTGTCGACGATGCTCACCTATTGGTGCGAGCCGGCGGATCCGGCGGGGCTGCGGGCCACGAACCTGACCCATTCCGACGCACAAGGTGCCCTGACCCGACGCGAGTTGGCCGAAGCCTATGTCCGCGCCTCAGGGTTCGACAGCGCCCAGGACGAGGCCGATCTGCGCGTCTTTCTGGCGCTGGCCTTTGCCAAGCTGGGCGTCGTCTATTTGCAACTTTACGATCGGTTCCTGACCGAGCCCGAGGGCTACGCCAGAAACCGGAAATTCGGAGCCGCAGCGCCGGGTGCCTTTGCACTGGGTAACGACGTGCTCGATGGCAACGTGATCTAA